From the Opitutus sp. ER46 genome, one window contains:
- a CDS encoding methylated-DNA--[protein]-cysteine S-methyltransferase, which produces MTVFHLTFATPVGDFSAAHDDSGRLVATAFGNAAALRRRLPAEVRDDAFVAAPHSATVAEVREQVQAYFAGKRRDFDLSLRPLGSLFQQQVWRELLRIPPGETRSYGGLARALGTSARAVGRANATNPLCLVIPCHRVVGADGSLTGFAFGEDIKRQLLALERAAPGRAGRQVHAA; this is translated from the coding sequence ATGACCGTTTTCCATCTCACGTTCGCGACGCCCGTCGGCGACTTCTCCGCCGCCCACGACGATTCCGGCCGCCTCGTCGCCACCGCCTTCGGCAACGCGGCTGCCCTGCGCCGCCGCTTGCCGGCCGAAGTGCGGGACGACGCTTTCGTCGCGGCTCCCCACAGCGCCACCGTTGCCGAAGTCCGCGAGCAGGTGCAGGCCTATTTTGCCGGCAAGCGCCGCGACTTCGACCTGTCGCTGCGGCCGCTCGGTTCGCTGTTCCAGCAGCAGGTTTGGCGCGAGCTTTTGCGCATCCCGCCCGGCGAGACGCGCAGCTACGGCGGACTCGCGCGCGCCCTCGGCACCTCCGCCCGCGCCGTGGGACGCGCCAACGCCACGAATCCGCTTTGCCTCGTGATTCCGTGTCATCGCGTCGTCGGCGCCGACGGCTCTCTCACCGGCTTTGCTTTCGGCGAGGACATCAAGCGCCAACTTCTGGCATTGGAGCGCGCCGCCCCCGGCCGCGCGGGCCGTCAGGTGCACGCCGCTTGA
- a CDS encoding helix-turn-helix transcriptional regulator — protein sequence MARIVPILFPAQARQLEALGERLRLARLRRRYSAAAVATRAGVTRTTLHRAERGDPGVSLGTYGAVLRVLGLHGDLDTVARDDELGRKLQDLNLPARRTAPRRAQPRPPS from the coding sequence ATGGCCCGGATCGTGCCCATTCTCTTCCCCGCCCAAGCCCGCCAACTCGAGGCTTTGGGGGAGCGGTTGCGCCTTGCGCGGTTGCGACGGCGGTATTCCGCAGCTGCGGTGGCAACCCGGGCCGGAGTGACGCGGACGACGCTGCACCGAGCCGAACGGGGTGACCCCGGTGTTTCGCTCGGAACCTACGGGGCTGTGCTGCGCGTGCTAGGGCTGCATGGCGATCTGGACACGGTGGCGCGAGATGACGAACTCGGGCGGAAACTACAGGACCTAAACCTGCCGGCGCGTCGGACGGCACCTCGCCGGGCCCAACCCCGTCCGCCATCGTGA
- a CDS encoding HDOD domain-containing protein, with product MSNHQSVSLEEVVRRAADLPSAPWLLPKLMEQLADPDSAAGQVEALIKVDAALAAGTLRLANSAFLNAAMPCDSLTDAIVRLGYREIYRLATTKIAARWLTHEVKGYGWQPGDLYAHSLATAVAADLLARHYGTVDAEIAYTAGLLHDVGKLALAYTCGEYFSCVRDYQAREQCPWRVAELQIFGFDHTQVAAGLVRSWDFPESLVDVVGFYPRPGAASPQHRPLVAIVHAAKHLALCLGTGVGEDGFTSELDEAVLRNEGIAPEVAERLLPSVVELTSRLLHPSPAR from the coding sequence ATGAGCAATCACCAAAGCGTATCGCTGGAAGAAGTCGTTCGCCGGGCCGCTGATCTCCCCTCCGCCCCCTGGCTCTTGCCGAAGCTGATGGAGCAGCTCGCCGATCCCGACTCGGCCGCGGGCCAGGTCGAGGCGCTCATCAAGGTCGACGCCGCGCTCGCCGCGGGAACTCTGCGCCTCGCCAACTCCGCCTTCCTCAACGCGGCCATGCCCTGCGATTCGCTGACCGACGCCATCGTGCGCCTCGGCTACCGCGAGATCTACCGGCTCGCCACGACGAAGATCGCCGCGCGCTGGCTGACCCATGAGGTCAAGGGCTACGGCTGGCAACCGGGCGACCTTTACGCGCACTCGCTCGCCACCGCCGTCGCCGCCGATCTCCTCGCCCGGCACTACGGCACGGTCGACGCCGAGATCGCCTACACCGCCGGCCTCCTGCACGACGTCGGCAAGCTGGCGCTCGCGTACACCTGCGGCGAGTACTTCAGCTGCGTCCGCGATTACCAGGCCCGCGAACAGTGCCCGTGGCGCGTCGCGGAGCTGCAGATTTTCGGCTTCGATCACACGCAGGTCGCCGCCGGCCTGGTGCGGAGCTGGGACTTTCCGGAATCGCTCGTCGACGTCGTCGGCTTCTACCCACGCCCGGGCGCGGCCTCCCCGCAACACCGGCCGCTGGTCGCGATCGTGCACGCCGCCAAACACTTGGCGCTCTGCCTCGGCACCGGCGTCGGCGAGGACGGCTTCACCTCCGAACTCGACGAAGCCGTGTTGCGCAACGAGGGCATCGCGCCCGAGGTTGCCGAGCGGCTGCTGCCGAGCGTCGTCGAGCTGACGAGCCGGCTGCTGCATCCGTCGCCGGCCCGCTGA
- a CDS encoding sigma-54 dependent transcriptional regulator codes for MPDTTAKSPTILVIDDDAEIRYSLSRVLSSRHFQVLEAASGEQGVAAVKKGPAPDLIFLDVRMGGMSGIEALQHIRSANPRQLVILMTAFGTAQTAIEAMKYGAFDYVMKPFDPAKVLALADKALKAHADLRAVSDYKPSINLEDYREGIVGSSPVMQDVFKIIGQVTASDVTVMITGESGTGKELVARSIWKHSHRAGKPFIAVNCAAIPDNLIESELFGHEKGSFTGATAQRIGKFELCDGGTIFLDEIGDMALQTQTKILRVLQVGEIQRVGGSETIRVDVRIIAATNKDLEEMVKAKTFREDLYYRLNVVRIKMPPLRERTEDVPQIVDYCLQSLVRQKKSRVTKVAPEAMAVLTRHTWPGNVRELENVIYRSAVIAQGDAILVKDLPAEICGAAAEGQPAATAAEVEERTVEPATAIADAEPAPELTVERALDFLFTQLRAEGKPVLARVERELAARAKAAEGGDVAKAAKLLGITKTALQKLTPAE; via the coding sequence ATGCCCGACACCACCGCCAAGTCACCCACGATCCTGGTCATCGATGACGATGCCGAGATCCGCTACTCGCTCTCCCGCGTCCTGTCCTCGCGCCATTTCCAGGTGCTCGAGGCGGCGAGCGGCGAGCAGGGCGTGGCAGCGGTGAAGAAGGGCCCGGCGCCAGACCTGATTTTCCTCGATGTGCGCATGGGCGGGATGAGCGGCATCGAGGCGCTGCAGCACATCCGCTCCGCCAATCCGCGGCAGCTCGTGATCCTGATGACGGCCTTTGGCACGGCGCAGACCGCGATCGAAGCGATGAAGTATGGCGCCTTCGACTACGTCATGAAGCCCTTCGACCCCGCGAAGGTGCTGGCGCTCGCGGACAAGGCGCTCAAGGCCCACGCCGACCTGCGCGCGGTGAGCGACTACAAGCCGAGCATCAACCTCGAGGACTACCGCGAAGGCATCGTCGGTAGTTCGCCGGTGATGCAGGACGTCTTCAAGATCATCGGCCAGGTCACGGCGAGCGACGTCACGGTGATGATCACGGGCGAGAGCGGCACCGGCAAGGAACTGGTCGCCCGCTCGATTTGGAAGCACAGCCACCGCGCCGGGAAGCCTTTCATCGCGGTCAACTGCGCGGCGATTCCCGACAACCTCATCGAGAGCGAGCTGTTCGGCCATGAGAAGGGCTCGTTCACGGGCGCGACGGCGCAGCGCATCGGCAAGTTCGAGCTGTGCGACGGCGGCACCATCTTCCTCGACGAAATCGGCGACATGGCGCTGCAGACGCAGACGAAGATCCTGCGGGTGCTGCAGGTGGGCGAGATCCAGCGCGTCGGCGGCAGCGAGACGATCCGCGTCGACGTGCGCATCATCGCGGCGACCAACAAGGATCTCGAGGAGATGGTGAAGGCGAAAACCTTCCGCGAGGACCTCTACTATCGGCTCAACGTCGTGCGCATCAAGATGCCGCCCCTGCGGGAGCGGACGGAGGACGTGCCGCAGATTGTCGACTACTGCCTGCAGAGCCTGGTGCGGCAGAAAAAGTCGCGGGTGACGAAGGTGGCGCCGGAGGCGATGGCCGTGCTCACGCGCCACACGTGGCCGGGCAATGTGCGCGAGCTGGAGAACGTGATTTATCGGAGCGCGGTGATCGCCCAGGGCGATGCGATTCTCGTGAAGGACCTGCCTGCGGAGATCTGCGGCGCCGCGGCGGAAGGCCAGCCGGCTGCCACGGCGGCGGAGGTCGAGGAGCGCACGGTCGAACCCGCGACGGCGATCGCGGACGCCGAGCCGGCGCCAGAACTCACCGTCGAGCGCGCGCTGGATTTCCTGTTCACGCAGCTGCGGGCGGAGGGCAAGCCGGTGCTCGCCCGCGTGGAGCGTGAACTGGCCGCCCGGGCCAAGGCGGCCGAGGGCGGCGATGTCGCCAAGGCGGCGAAGCTCCTCGGCATCACCAAGACGGCGCTGCAGAAATTGACGCCCGCCGAATAG
- a CDS encoding DUF2293 domain-containing protein — protein MSIYAREVRPAPMPRHVINERAALERVPDDWDLLPPGDAALSRRIKEDGPTITVIEMKGRKRFSRGIWAPANRIAALRAERQVELQDPSYQKRLDAGRARRAAAEEDYAVDFTTAVFRYLAFHARHEAAARALAGLIAAHATPVGSGTVARTKRIPVEARAEAATIAWLRHQTTGYDDMVIPREKGRRREVRRMLAQRSVRLLEKYRSGAPFDPAQCPLHTALAPHLAVRTIG, from the coding sequence ATGTCCATTTACGCTCGTGAGGTTCGCCCGGCGCCGATGCCGCGGCACGTCATCAATGAACGCGCCGCACTCGAGCGCGTGCCGGACGATTGGGACCTTCTGCCGCCGGGCGACGCGGCGCTGAGCCGACGGATCAAGGAGGACGGGCCGACGATCACCGTGATCGAGATGAAGGGGCGGAAACGCTTCTCGCGCGGGATCTGGGCGCCGGCGAATCGGATCGCGGCGCTGCGAGCGGAGCGACAGGTGGAGCTGCAGGATCCGAGTTACCAGAAGCGCCTCGATGCCGGACGGGCGCGGCGCGCGGCGGCGGAGGAGGACTACGCGGTGGATTTCACGACGGCGGTATTCCGGTACCTGGCGTTTCACGCCCGGCACGAAGCGGCGGCGCGGGCCCTGGCCGGGCTCATCGCGGCTCACGCCACGCCGGTGGGCAGTGGGACGGTGGCGCGCACGAAACGCATTCCGGTCGAAGCGCGCGCCGAAGCGGCAACCATCGCCTGGCTGCGCCACCAGACCACGGGCTACGATGACATGGTGATCCCGCGCGAGAAGGGGCGCCGCCGCGAGGTCCGCCGCATGCTGGCGCAGCGCTCAGTGCGACTCCTGGAAAAGTACCGATCCGGCGCGCCGTTTGACCCGGCGCAGTGTCCGCTCCACACGGCGCTGGCCCCGCACCTGGCAGTGCGCACGATCGGCTGA
- a CDS encoding SDR family oxidoreductase, with protein sequence MKILFIGGSGVISRAATELTLAQGHELWLLNRGQRRPIPGVRSLVADIANPEAARAALRGHSWDVVVEWIGFTPADVRRDLGLFRDCTRQYVFISSASVYQKPLGHYLITESTPRANPHWEYSRQKIACELELEAAYRDTGFPAVIVRPSLTYGEDQVPLVLNAWNQSWTTIDRMRRGAPVIIPGDGSSLWTITHNTDFAAGIVGLFGNPATLGHAFHITSDEVLTWNQIFQQAAEAAGVKTPRFVHIPSDFIISCVPAVEGTLLGDKAVSAVFDNTKIKRFVPGFTAKTRFADGIRKTIAWFDADPARQQIDAATNARWDKLVAAYEAGCALARERFAAA encoded by the coding sequence ATGAAAATCCTCTTTATCGGCGGCTCGGGCGTGATCAGCCGGGCGGCCACCGAGCTCACGCTCGCGCAGGGCCACGAGCTCTGGTTGCTGAACCGCGGCCAACGCCGGCCGATTCCGGGCGTGCGCTCGCTGGTGGCGGACATAGCGAACCCGGAGGCGGCGCGCGCCGCGCTGCGCGGGCACAGCTGGGATGTCGTGGTGGAGTGGATCGGCTTCACGCCGGCGGACGTCCGGCGCGACCTGGGGCTGTTCCGCGACTGCACGCGGCAGTATGTCTTCATCAGCTCGGCGAGCGTGTACCAGAAGCCCCTCGGGCACTACCTGATCACGGAGTCCACCCCGCGGGCGAATCCGCATTGGGAATACTCGCGCCAGAAGATCGCGTGTGAGCTCGAACTCGAGGCGGCGTACCGTGACACCGGCTTTCCCGCCGTGATCGTCCGTCCCTCGCTGACCTACGGCGAGGACCAGGTGCCGCTCGTGCTCAATGCGTGGAACCAGAGCTGGACGACGATTGACCGGATGCGCCGCGGCGCGCCGGTGATCATTCCGGGCGATGGCTCGTCGCTGTGGACGATCACGCACAACACCGATTTCGCGGCGGGCATCGTGGGGCTCTTCGGCAATCCGGCTACGCTCGGCCACGCGTTTCACATCACCTCGGACGAGGTGCTCACGTGGAACCAGATTTTCCAGCAGGCGGCGGAGGCGGCCGGGGTGAAGACGCCGCGCTTCGTCCACATTCCGTCGGACTTCATCATTTCCTGCGTGCCGGCGGTGGAAGGTACGCTGCTCGGCGACAAGGCGGTGTCGGCGGTGTTCGATAACACGAAGATCAAGCGCTTCGTGCCCGGCTTCACCGCGAAGACGCGCTTTGCGGACGGGATTCGGAAGACGATTGCCTGGTTCGACGCCGATCCCGCGCGGCAGCAGATCGACGCCGCGACCAATGCACGCTGGGACAAACTCGTCGCCGCCTACGAAGCCGGCTGCGCCCTCGCGCGCGAGCGGTTCGCCGCGGCGTAG
- a CDS encoding chemotaxis protein CheD, with protein sequence MISTLGLGSCLGITAYDAITRTGGLLHAMLPDSNKHHSPNPHPPMYLDLGVPALLAAMRAAGAEPRRLEFKIFGGAQILDSSEYFSIGRQNIEMMKQLVLRHNLRVSGWDVAGQVNRSIELYLDTGRVLLRLPARQHEWV encoded by the coding sequence GTGATCTCGACGCTCGGGTTGGGCTCGTGCCTCGGCATCACCGCCTACGACGCGATCACGCGCACGGGCGGGCTGCTGCATGCGATGCTGCCGGATTCGAACAAGCACCACTCGCCGAATCCCCATCCGCCCATGTACCTCGACCTCGGCGTGCCCGCGCTGCTTGCGGCCATGCGCGCCGCTGGCGCCGAGCCGCGGCGGCTCGAGTTCAAGATCTTCGGTGGCGCGCAGATCCTGGATTCCAGCGAGTACTTCAGCATCGGCCGCCAAAACATCGAAATGATGAAACAGCTCGTCCTGCGCCACAACCTGCGCGTCTCGGGCTGGGACGTCGCCGGTCAGGTCAACCGCTCCATTGAACTCTATCTCGACACCGGCCGCGTGCTCCTGCGCCTGCCGGCCCGACAGCACGAATGGGTATGA
- a CDS encoding site-2 protease family protein — MHSSFFLLLGFVAWEGWQADPKTGQGGGWVDMAWNVGILLAFFTCVVLHELGHSLTAMQFGVGVRRILLMPIGGMAEFDTIPRQPARELLITVAGPAVNFAIAGLIFLFIGAPAGWPWGQYGFTADARGFAQLLAHWNLIMGLFNLVPVFPMDGGRILRAALASRLPYLRATRIAANIAKVLAGIGIIGVIAVPLFYGESPLYLTAALLGFILIAGELEYRAAIRRERDDAHWRETIARIHQAESTPPTDEPPLLRS; from the coding sequence GTGCATTCCTCGTTCTTCCTGCTGCTCGGGTTCGTGGCGTGGGAGGGCTGGCAGGCGGATCCGAAAACGGGTCAAGGCGGCGGATGGGTGGATATGGCGTGGAACGTCGGCATCCTGCTCGCATTCTTCACCTGCGTCGTCCTCCACGAGCTGGGCCATTCCCTGACCGCGATGCAGTTCGGCGTGGGCGTCCGCCGCATCCTCTTGATGCCGATCGGTGGCATGGCGGAGTTCGACACCATCCCGCGCCAACCGGCCCGCGAGCTCCTTATCACCGTCGCCGGCCCGGCGGTGAACTTCGCCATCGCCGGCCTGATCTTCCTGTTCATCGGCGCCCCCGCCGGCTGGCCGTGGGGACAGTACGGTTTCACCGCCGATGCCAGAGGCTTCGCGCAACTGCTCGCCCACTGGAACCTCATCATGGGCCTGTTCAACCTCGTCCCGGTATTTCCGATGGACGGCGGCCGTATCCTGCGCGCGGCCCTCGCTTCGCGTCTGCCCTACCTGCGCGCCACCCGCATCGCCGCCAACATCGCCAAGGTACTCGCGGGAATCGGCATCATCGGCGTGATCGCGGTGCCGCTCTTCTACGGCGAGTCCCCGCTTTATCTCACCGCCGCCCTGCTCGGGTTCATCCTGATCGCCGGCGAACTCGAGTACCGGGCCGCCATCCGCCGCGAGCGCGACGACGCCCACTGGCGCGAGACCATCGCGCGGATCCACCAGGCGGAATCAACCCCACCGACCGATGAGCCGCCCCTGCTCCGCTCCTGA
- a CDS encoding response regulator, with product MPDRFPIFVVEDSDDDLFLFRRLLMKADIRNPLGVATNGQAAIDQLAELAQGPAELLPRVVFLDLKLPLRSGFEVLEWIRAQPALRGTAVIVLSSSAEARDVRRAYELGAHGYLVKYPAAPVFRDIVQTVSARPAGQPADGVVFEGMTKPE from the coding sequence ATGCCTGACCGCTTTCCCATCTTCGTCGTCGAGGATTCGGACGACGACCTGTTCCTCTTCCGCCGGCTGCTCATGAAAGCGGACATTCGGAACCCGCTGGGCGTGGCCACCAACGGACAGGCGGCGATCGACCAGCTCGCGGAACTGGCGCAAGGGCCGGCCGAGCTGCTGCCGCGCGTCGTCTTTCTCGACCTGAAGCTGCCGCTGCGCAGCGGCTTCGAGGTGCTGGAGTGGATCCGCGCGCAACCCGCGTTGCGCGGCACCGCCGTCATCGTGCTCTCCTCCTCGGCCGAGGCCCGTGACGTGCGCCGGGCGTACGAACTCGGCGCCCACGGCTATTTGGTGAAGTATCCCGCCGCCCCGGTCTTTCGTGACATTGTCCAAACCGTCTCGGCTCGTCCCGCCGGCCAGCCTGCCGACGGCGTCGTGTTCGAGGGCATGACCAAGCCCGAGTGA
- a CDS encoding PQQ-dependent sugar dehydrogenase, whose protein sequence is MKPAHLTVALLGSLTFVSLGLAQRRDAPSLYAQLCASCHGRALQGSDSAPSMLDDQWRYGPEDAMLARIIRDGTGDAGMPSFKAGLSDAEIRSLVIFIHESRAKAQPARPSVSRNRVIKSSQHSFRVEPVVDGVRTPWSVDWLPDGQMLITEKAGHLRIARDGRLQRNAISGTPEVTANGQGGLLDVAVHPDFARNGWIYLSFSHPTRNASGEAVSMTKIVRGRIRDGAWVDEHPIWAAPLETYLPAGGVHYGCRLAFDGKGYLFFSHGERGRKEHAQDVHRPNGKIHRIHDDGRIPSDNPFAGQAGAIGSIWAYGNRNPQGLDFDPRTGRLWETEHGPRGGDELNLIERGRNYGWPVITYGMNYDGTPITGETAHEGMEQPVIHWTPSIAVCGLDFYTGTRFPRWTGNLFVGSLAAEELRRVVIEDNRVTGQELIVKDLGRIRDVANGPDGYLYIAFNDPDQIARLVPAD, encoded by the coding sequence ATGAAACCCGCCCACCTGACGGTCGCCCTCCTCGGCTCACTCACGTTTGTCTCCCTCGGCCTGGCGCAGCGCCGCGACGCGCCCTCGCTGTACGCCCAGCTCTGCGCTTCGTGCCACGGCCGAGCGCTGCAGGGCAGCGACAGCGCGCCGAGCATGCTCGACGACCAGTGGCGCTACGGCCCCGAGGACGCCATGCTTGCCCGCATCATTCGCGACGGCACCGGCGACGCCGGAATGCCCAGTTTCAAGGCGGGCCTCTCCGACGCCGAGATCCGCTCGCTCGTCATCTTCATTCACGAAAGCCGCGCCAAGGCCCAGCCCGCCCGCCCGAGCGTCAGCCGCAACCGCGTCATTAAGTCCTCCCAGCACTCGTTTCGCGTTGAGCCCGTGGTCGATGGCGTGCGCACGCCGTGGTCCGTCGATTGGCTGCCCGACGGCCAGATGCTGATCACCGAAAAGGCCGGGCACCTCCGGATTGCCCGCGACGGCAGGCTGCAGCGTAACGCGATTTCGGGTACGCCCGAGGTGACCGCGAACGGCCAGGGCGGACTCCTCGACGTCGCGGTGCATCCCGACTTTGCCCGCAACGGCTGGATCTACCTCTCGTTCAGCCATCCGACCCGCAACGCCAGCGGCGAGGCCGTCAGCATGACCAAGATCGTCCGGGGCCGGATTCGCGACGGCGCGTGGGTCGACGAACACCCGATCTGGGCCGCCCCGCTTGAGACGTATCTCCCCGCGGGCGGCGTCCACTACGGCTGCCGGCTCGCCTTCGATGGCAAGGGTTACCTCTTCTTTAGCCATGGCGAACGCGGTCGGAAGGAGCACGCGCAGGACGTCCACCGGCCCAACGGCAAGATCCATCGCATCCACGACGACGGCCGGATTCCCTCCGACAACCCCTTCGCCGGCCAGGCCGGCGCGATCGGCTCGATCTGGGCCTACGGCAACCGCAACCCCCAGGGCCTCGATTTCGACCCGCGCACCGGCCGGCTGTGGGAAACCGAGCACGGGCCGCGCGGCGGCGACGAACTCAACCTGATCGAGCGCGGCCGGAACTACGGCTGGCCCGTGATCACCTACGGCATGAACTACGACGGCACGCCGATCACCGGCGAGACCGCCCACGAGGGCATGGAGCAGCCGGTGATCCACTGGACGCCCTCCATCGCGGTGTGCGGACTCGATTTCTACACCGGCACCCGGTTCCCGCGCTGGACCGGCAACCTGTTCGTCGGCTCGCTCGCCGCCGAGGAACTCCGGCGCGTGGTCATCGAGGACAATCGCGTGACCGGCCAGGAGCTGATCGTGAAGGACCTCGGCCGGATTCGCGACGTCGCCAACGGTCCCGACGGCTACCTCTACATCGCCTTCAACGATCCCGACCAGATCGCCCGCCTCGTCCCGGCCGACTAG
- a CDS encoding type II toxin-antitoxin system HipA family toxin: MKARNREEVEVLLEADFLGAAFRVGTLFHAAAHGREIFSFAYERSWLDRGDAFAIDPDLQLHAGESYAANDTGVFRIFLDSAPDRWGRLLLDRREVLRAREAKRPVRTLGEWDYLLGVHDSCRMGALRFRTGPDQPFLDDDDGLAAPPLASLRELEAASLALEAPGAPERKEFSRWLMALLAPGSSLGGARPKANFTHRDGSLWIAKFPSRDDRRDMGAWELLVHELAVAAGVDVARAELLSLSGRHRTFATRRFDRVSGGRRFFVSAMTLLGRTDGQGGSYLDLAEFLTTRGSVRHRADDLRQLWTRVAFSVCAGNTDDHLRNHGFILEADGWRLAPAYDLNANPERRLHTLAIDERDPTPDPAIVLATAPYYGLKPQVADGIMAKVRGAVAQWRDVARRLRIPRDEIELLAPAFAERR, encoded by the coding sequence GTGAAAGCGCGAAATCGCGAGGAAGTTGAGGTTCTGCTTGAGGCCGACTTCCTCGGCGCGGCCTTCCGGGTTGGGACGTTGTTCCACGCCGCGGCGCACGGTCGGGAGATCTTCTCGTTCGCCTATGAGCGGTCCTGGCTCGATCGAGGCGACGCTTTCGCCATCGATCCTGACCTTCAATTGCACGCAGGGGAGAGCTATGCGGCGAACGACACGGGCGTATTCCGCATCTTCTTGGATTCCGCACCGGACCGTTGGGGGCGGTTGCTGCTGGACAGACGTGAAGTCTTGCGGGCGCGTGAAGCCAAGCGTCCGGTGCGGACGCTGGGTGAGTGGGATTACCTGCTCGGCGTTCACGATAGCTGTCGCATGGGCGCATTGCGCTTCCGGACGGGGCCGGACCAACCCTTCCTCGACGATGACGACGGCCTCGCTGCCCCGCCGCTCGCGTCGTTGCGGGAGTTGGAGGCTGCGTCTCTCGCGTTGGAAGCCCCGGGTGCGCCTGAGCGGAAGGAGTTTTCCCGCTGGCTCATGGCACTGCTGGCCCCGGGTAGCTCGCTGGGTGGGGCCCGGCCGAAAGCAAACTTCACCCATCGGGATGGATCGCTGTGGATCGCGAAGTTTCCCAGCCGGGATGATCGGCGTGACATGGGGGCGTGGGAGTTGCTTGTGCACGAATTGGCGGTTGCGGCCGGGGTGGACGTGGCCCGGGCGGAGCTGTTGTCGCTCTCAGGTCGGCACCGCACCTTCGCCACGAGGCGATTCGACCGGGTTTCGGGTGGCAGGCGGTTCTTCGTCTCGGCCATGACGCTGTTGGGGCGGACTGATGGCCAGGGAGGCAGCTATCTCGACCTCGCTGAGTTCCTCACGACGCGGGGCAGCGTGCGGCATCGGGCGGATGATCTTCGCCAGCTTTGGACGCGGGTGGCGTTCAGTGTCTGCGCTGGCAACACCGACGATCATCTTCGCAACCACGGGTTCATCCTGGAGGCGGATGGCTGGCGGCTTGCGCCAGCCTACGATCTCAACGCCAATCCCGAGCGGCGATTGCACACGCTCGCGATCGACGAACGTGACCCGACCCCAGATCCAGCCATCGTGCTTGCAACTGCGCCGTATTATGGGCTGAAGCCGCAGGTTGCCGACGGCATCATGGCCAAAGTTCGCGGCGCGGTGGCGCAGTGGCGCGACGTGGCGCGCCGGCTGCGAATTCCCCGGGACGAAATCGAACTGCTGGCGCCGGCATTCGCCGAGCGGCGTTAA